GGCTGCCTCCGTCATGCAACCCGCCTGCCCTGGCGCCAGACGGAACGGACGATCGGCACGCCTTCCGGACGGCACACGCGGACGAGGTCGGCGCGAAGACCCTTTGCGATACGGCCACGATCATCGAGGCCGACAGTCTTTGCCGGCGTCGCGGAAACCATGGCGATCGCCTGCGGCAGGCTGATCTCCTCGATCTCGTCAGCAAGAATGAAGGGCGCATGCATGAGGCTGAGCGGCACGTAGTCAGAGGAAAGCACGTCGAGAACGCCCATCGCCGCAAGGTCGCGCGCAGCGATGTTGCCGGAGTGGGACATGCCCCTGACGATGTTCGGGGCGCCCATCAGTACGCTCATGCCCGCACCGTGCGAGGCCCTAGCTGCATCGAAGCTCGTGGGGAACTCCGCGAGCTTGGTGCCGTGGCCGATCGCCTCCTCGACATGCGCCAGCGTCGCGTCATCATGACTTGCGACGGTGATGCCACGAGCCGCGCAATGGGCAGCAAGCGCATCGCGATGCGGCCTGGCATAGCGGGCGGACTGGTCCTGCCGGCGCTTGCAGAACGCGTCGAAAGCCTCGTCGCTCAGGCCGCGCTTCGTCTTGTAGTAGAGCGTGTACTGCTCCATGGTCTGGAACTGCCGCTGGCCCGGGGCATGGTCCATCAGCGAAACGAGGCGAACCTGGGGATCGTTCTCGAACTCCTCGAAATGCTCCAGCACGTTGTCCGACGATACCTCGCAGCGCAGATGGAGGAGATGCTCGGCGCGCAGACGGTCCTCCCGGCCTGCGTCGGCGAGCGCATCGGCCATCGCCCGCATTTCGCCTTTCTCGAAGCCGCCGTCTTCATCGGAGCCCATGCGCAGGCAGTCGAAGACGGTGGTAATGCCTGACGTGACGACCTGCGCGTCATGCGCCTGGATCGCCGCCGTCTTGCCCCAACGCACGCCGGGGCGCGGCGAGTAGTGCGCCTCCAGATGGTCAGTATGCAGCTCGACGAGACCGGGCAGCAGATAGTCCCCACCCATGTCTTCTCCCGCCACTGTCGGCGCGCCGGATACGTCGGCGATGAGGCCGTCGCGGATCAGCACCGCACCGTGGACGACCTCGTCCTCCAGCACGATCTTGGCATTGGTGAGCGTCAGTTCGGTCGACATGTCAAGCGATCTTTCTGTTGGCCGTTCCGCCAAGCGGGAACAGCGAGTGTACGGTGAAGGCGGCGCCGCGGGAAGGTTCACGGAAAAGGGCAAGACCGTTGATGGAGAGGGGGCGGCCATGGAAATCGGCAAAATGCCGGATCAGCGCCTGCTCCATGGTGGACACGTGCTCCGCCGGAACACGGCCCGTCAGAGTCATGTGGAAGCGGAATGTGTCGAAGACGTAAGGGTAACCCCATTGAACTAGGTTCTGGCGCTCTTCGCTCGAAAGCTCGTCCCGCTTGCGCCTTGCGATATCGGCGGACGACAGGGGTGCACGGAAGCGATCGAAACGGCGCACCACCTCGCCGGCAAAGGTCTGCAAAGGCTCGCAATCGCTGCCAGGAACCAGGGCGAAGAAGGAGCCTAGCCGTCCAACGACCACCTCGGGAATGTCGAAGGCATCCATCTCACCCGCAAAACGGGCGAGCTCCGCCACAAATTCTGCCTCCGTGCATCCCTCCGCCAGTGCGAACGGTGCCTTCAAGGTCGCATGGAAACCGTAGCGGCGCGGATCGGCCGTCAGGGTAGCCAGAACATCCTCAGGAAACTCGGTGATGCCCGGCTGTTCGAGGGCTGCACCATTGAATGCGTTTCGACCCAGCCAGCGCGCAGCGGCGAGCGCAAGGCTATCGCTGGCGGCAGGTGTGAAATAGAGGGCGTAGCGCAAGTTCGTTGTTCCTATTCAATTCGGGGTGGCCGGGTCACAGTGGCGCAAGCATAAGGGGATTCGTGGCAGTATCATGCCAGCACATTCGACGATTTCCATTCCTCTCAATGGTGGCTTCGCCCGATCAGTCGTGAACGCAGTGCGTTCGAGATGCCGTCGAAGACAAAGACGACGATCAGGATAAGCAGAACCATGTAGGCAACGTTTTCCCAGTCCGAATTGGTGCGCATCGCCTCCCACAGCTTCAGGCCGATGCCGCCGGCGCCGACGGCACCGATAATCGTGGCCGAACGGGTATTGGACTCCCAGAAGTAGAGGGCCTGGGAGGCAAAGACAGGCAAGACCTGCGGCAACACGCCAAACCGCTGGACCGCAACGTTGGGCGCACCGACCGACTTGACCCCTTCACGCTGCTTGTCGTCAATGTTCTCGAGCGCTTCGGAGTAGAGTTTTCCGAGTGTGCCGGTGTCAGTGAAGAAGATCGCCGACATGCCGGCAAGCGGCCCGGGGCCAAAGGCGCGGGTGAAGAACAGCGCCCAGATCAGCATGTCGACGGAGCGCAGGAAATCGAAGAAGCGCTTCGTCAGCTGGTTCGAAAGCCAGTTGCGGGTGATGTTTCGCGCCGCCACGAAGGCGAGCGGAAAGGCGACGAGGGTCGCGAAGACAGTGCCGACGAAGGCCATGACGATCGTCTGCAACAGCTTGGTCCAGACATCGAGATGCTGCCACTCGCTGTTGTAGAGGATGTTGTTCCAGGCAAGCGAAAGGTTGGAGCGCGTGGGATCGATCCGCTCGCCCCCGGCTATCAGCGAGAGCACCTCCGCAGCCGACTTGCCGAAGAAGGGCGACTGGGTGTCGAAGATGAAGTTGGCCCAGCCGAGGAACCGCTTGCGGATGTTTACTTCGTCCGCCTCGATCTCGGCCCAGCCGGAGAGACCGAACGTCAGCATGATCTTCTCGCCCGGGTGCTTCTGAATGGCCCATTGCGGCAGTGTATCGCTGTCGGCTTCAACGGTTTTGCCACCCATGGTCACGCGCAGGCTTTCGCCGCCATGCTGCACGAGCACTTCACCTGGCAATACCTCGATCCGGCTTGAACGGCCCATCAGGATCTCGGCACGAGTGACCACCTCCTCGGTGCGGGTTTCGGTCTTCGTCGCGTTTACCGCTGCGACCGCTCCGGACGAATTGCCGACTGCTGCCCCTGGCGCCAGGAAACTGGTCGCGGACTTCTTTGCGACGGGCTGTGCACCAGTCGACGCCGGAATTTCGATGGTACGCGTGACCGTCTCGCGCGTTGCAATCAGCCAATCGGGATTGGGGTTGTCGCCCAGCGGTGAAAAGCGGGGGTACCGGATCTGCATCGTGCCGTCGGATGCCATGTGGATTTCGGGGCGGACTTCATAGGATACCCAGTCGGCAAGATAGGTGCCGGCAAGCGACCAATTGGCGTTCTGCAGAACCGTGCCGATGGCGAAGAACCACCAGCAGTAAAGCCCGTACAGGAGAGCACCGAAAACGATGATCGGCATGCGGAACCGGGACCAGACGGAGCGCTGGAAAATCTCCGGGTGCCGCGCTGCGATCTGTTCCATCTCGGACATGTGAAGCATGGTCATTTTATTGTTCCTCACTGTGCGAGCCGGAAGGCCTGATCACCGACGAGACGGCGCCGCGCCCAGG
This portion of the Rhizobium sp. ARZ01 genome encodes:
- a CDS encoding alpha-D-ribose 1-methylphosphonate 5-triphosphate diphosphatase — its product is MSTELTLTNAKIVLEDEVVHGAVLIRDGLIADVSGAPTVAGEDMGGDYLLPGLVELHTDHLEAHYSPRPGVRWGKTAAIQAHDAQVVTSGITTVFDCLRMGSDEDGGFEKGEMRAMADALADAGREDRLRAEHLLHLRCEVSSDNVLEHFEEFENDPQVRLVSLMDHAPGQRQFQTMEQYTLYYKTKRGLSDEAFDAFCKRRQDQSARYARPHRDALAAHCAARGITVASHDDATLAHVEEAIGHGTKLAEFPTSFDAARASHGAGMSVLMGAPNIVRGMSHSGNIAARDLAAMGVLDVLSSDYVPLSLMHAPFILADEIEEISLPQAIAMVSATPAKTVGLDDRGRIAKGLRADLVRVCRPEGVPIVRSVWRQGRRVA
- a CDS encoding DUF1045 domain-containing protein, yielding MRYALYFTPAASDSLALAAARWLGRNAFNGAALEQPGITEFPEDVLATLTADPRRYGFHATLKAPFALAEGCTEAEFVAELARFAGEMDAFDIPEVVVGRLGSFFALVPGSDCEPLQTFAGEVVRRFDRFRAPLSSADIARRKRDELSSEERQNLVQWGYPYVFDTFRFHMTLTGRVPAEHVSTMEQALIRHFADFHGRPLSINGLALFREPSRGAAFTVHSLFPLGGTANRKIA
- the phnE gene encoding phosphonate ABC transporter, permease protein PhnE — its product is MTMLHMSEMEQIAARHPEIFQRSVWSRFRMPIIVFGALLYGLYCWWFFAIGTVLQNANWSLAGTYLADWVSYEVRPEIHMASDGTMQIRYPRFSPLGDNPNPDWLIATRETVTRTIEIPASTGAQPVAKKSATSFLAPGAAVGNSSGAVAAVNATKTETRTEEVVTRAEILMGRSSRIEVLPGEVLVQHGGESLRVTMGGKTVEADSDTLPQWAIQKHPGEKIMLTFGLSGWAEIEADEVNIRKRFLGWANFIFDTQSPFFGKSAAEVLSLIAGGERIDPTRSNLSLAWNNILYNSEWQHLDVWTKLLQTIVMAFVGTVFATLVAFPLAFVAARNITRNWLSNQLTKRFFDFLRSVDMLIWALFFTRAFGPGPLAGMSAIFFTDTGTLGKLYSEALENIDDKQREGVKSVGAPNVAVQRFGVLPQVLPVFASQALYFWESNTRSATIIGAVGAGGIGLKLWEAMRTNSDWENVAYMVLLILIVVFVFDGISNALRSRLIGRSHH